GACTTTTATTCCACTAGGAAGCAATCTGTGGAAAGTGCTCTGTTCTCTGCATTTCAAAGGACGAAAGGAATCCACAACCAGCAGATGATGAAGAAATCAAGGCATCAGACTTTGTATTTCGCCGAGCATTTGATGTTGGAAGCTGCGAAGTCTTGGATACAATAGATGATAAAATCGCTGGAGTTGACGGTACCTTTGTGTTTTCATCTCCTGTGCTAGCTTTTGATATTCTCTTCTTGGATCAATAGCTAATcttgattaattttatttactatcATATGCAGTTAAATGTATCTTTAACAGAGCGGGTAGTAAGAAAGAAGTAGCTCCTGTACAGAAAATCCAAGCTGATGTAAATGGAAGTCCAGATAGTTTGAAACCAAATGGTCTTTCAGTTTCTGGTTCAGTTCGGAATACTGAAGATAACTCTACTGAATCTTCTGACTGTAGAGAAAGCAATTCTAACAAGGATTCTAGTGTGCAGCAAAACACTAGTGAACACGTCTCTTGCGAAGCTTCTGGCTCTGGAGGAGATCATGATGACGGCAAAGCTCAAGAAAATGAAGTTAGGAAAcaatttattaaacaaaaatctatGCCTCCGGAAGATAGATGTAGTAACAGTTGTGAAGCTTCTGGCTCTAAGAAACCGTTGATTAAACAAAAGTCTATGCCCGCTGGAGAGAGAGATAGTAGAGAGTCGAATGGATTGGACGACAGGCCTCGAAAGAAACAGAAACTAGATGGTTCTGTCACAGTATCAAATGGACGCAGTACAGACATTTCGCAGCGGGACGCTAGTACTGAGGGTAAAAGAGATACAGATGTTTTTAAGAGACCTAGAGAGAAAGTGACAGGAGGTGAAGATGCTGCCGAGGAGTCCAGATTCGTTAAGAAGAAGCCATATCTTGGGGTGTCAGTTTCTGAAGGAAAAGATGCAAAAACTGGAACTGAGAAAGGTTTATCTAAGAGACCGAGCTTTGATGGTAAGCTAATAAAACGTGCTGAGGACAAGATGGTGGAAACTGATTACAAAAGAAATTGTCAAGTAACTGAAGTGAGCAGAAAGCCGGATGCTGTAAGTTTGTACTGTTCATGCTATGTACATTGGTTACGGTGAGACTATCTGGTGAATGTAAAGCCTTTTAGATGCAAGGATATTGTTTTGCAAGAAATTGATTCTAAAAAGTAGCAGTTTTGTTTTACAGTCTTTCACTTTGTGTTTTGTAGGGTGGTAGTGATGTTCTGTCATTCTTCTCTTCCTATTACTTGTTGCCACAGTCCTTGTAAACATGGAGGATTTATCTAATagatttttgtttccttcttaTTTGATCTCAGGTAAACAGCAAATGGTTTCGTCCTCTcgtaagtatttttttttcccttCCTTCCTTTTGCGTGCTAGTTCTGTGAATCCTTCATTTTTGGTTGCCTCCATTTCTGTGTGTTTACATGCTTGTAAATATTTTTCGAAACCATGGACAGCCTTGGGAAGAAAGTATGAGGGAGgcagaaaaggaagagaaaCTGGTTCTCCTTCAAAACTTGGATCCTACTTATACATCTGAGGAAGTGCAGGTATTAGCGATTCTTCTAAAGCAACTTATTTAGGAGTGTCTCTTTCACCTATTTGgtatttattt
The sequence above is drawn from the Raphanus sativus cultivar WK10039 chromosome 7, ASM80110v3, whole genome shotgun sequence genome and encodes:
- the LOC108814248 gene encoding protein ANTI-SILENCING 1, which gives rise to MEEAAASVDEGLEFKWGKQKGVGGKKKDVRFYESFTFDGDEYCLHDCVLVTDPNEPDSDELFVGKIIKIWEHTNKRAKHPRQVKLLWFFKPSEMPPGVVEAVPDVLANELFLASGEGPGLASVNPLEAICGKCSVLCISKDERNPQPADDEEIKASDFVFRRAFDVGSCEVLDTIDDKIAGVDVKCIFNRAGSKKEVAPVQKIQADVNGSPDSLKPNGLSVSGSVRNTEDNSTESSDCRESNSNKDSSVQQNTSEHVSCEASGSGGDHDDGKAQENEVRKQFIKQKSMPPEDRCSNSCEASGSKKPLIKQKSMPAGERDSRESNGLDDRPRKKQKLDGSVTVSNGRSTDISQRDASTEGKRDTDVFKRPREKVTGGEDAAEESRFVKKKPYLGVSVSEGKDAKTGTEKGLSKRPSFDGKLIKRAEDKMVETDYKRNCQVTEVSRKPDAVNSKWFRPLPWEESMREAEKEEKLVLLQNLDPTYTSEEVQDIVFSALNELCTARMIERTSLAFSHIGEALVIFNSRQAAVRAITRLDEGCLLLSNGRPLIGAFAKVNPPGKPSSPFCGHIKLQKSQTRRETRDSVSTSRGSQPNTLEFEMAMEWRLHRARSDHALETVSKRQLDERKSQRINFKPKLP